From the Paenibacillus sp. R14(2021) genome, the window CCCTTTTTTACGGAATAGGCTCGGGAAAGCTATCAAGTTCTTATCACCCGACATCAATTCAACACACGCCTATTAAAGGTTTCAGGCAGCTCTGCCAATTATTGAGGATAGGTATTGGTACCGCGATTGATTACGATAGAAGGATGAGATTTATACGATTAGAATCAAGAAAGAGAGAACCATGCTATGAAGTACAACGCTGCCCTTAGACGAGCGCTTATTGCGCTTAGTCTGATCCTCAGCGCCGCCTCCTTTGCCATCACGCCTTATCCTGCATCTGCTGCGGAAGCAGTTCAACTTCCATATGACGATTTGAAGAACAATTTCGCAACGGAAGCGATTCTTAATATGTCGAGCCTTAAGTTCATTACAGGTACGGGAGTACGACGTTTCGAACCTTATAAAGCGATCACGCGCGCCGAATTTGTGACGATGATCGAACGTTTGATTGGAATCAAGCCGGTATCCAGCGCAATTCCTACGTTCACCGATGTTCCCAAGACGACATGGTTCTACGAATGGGTGCAGCCCGCGATTCAATTGAACCTGGCACAAGGCACCTCTCCCGCTCTGTTCGAGCCGAACCGCTCGGTTACGCGTCAAGAAGCTGCAGTCATTCTCACACGCGCGCTGAAGCAGCGGCTAGAGAGCGATCCTAGTGATCGGGACGCCATCTATGAGGATCAAGACCTTATCGACGATTGGGCGCTTCCGTCTATCTATCGCATGTACGATTTGGGACTGATGAGCGGCGAAGACGGCAGCTTCCGTCCATCGGATTCGATGACCAGGCAAGAAGCAGCCGTACTGATGAACCGAACATGGACGCATCCGGGCTGGTCGGAACAGATCAAGGCGGCGCCGCAAGCCAAGATCCAGCTCGGCTGGCAGTATGGACAGACCACCAAGCAGTTCGAACAGCAAGCCGTGCAGGCAGGTGTGAACACCTTATCGCCGCGATGGTACTTCATTGGGAAGAAAGGAGCGTTCGAAGATCAATCGGATACCTCGCTTGTCGCGTGGGCGCATAAGCAGGGCAAGAAGGTATGGGCGATGGTCGGCAATCATTCCGATCAAGAGATGACCCACCTCATGTTGATCAGTGCGGTTAAGCGCCAGACCTTGATTAAGGAGCTGACGGATCGCGTACGGAAATATAATATCGACGGCATTAATATCGACTTCGAGAATATGATGCCCCAAGACCGGCATTCATTCACGGCTTTCATTGCGGCCTTGAAGCAAGAATTAGCGCGTGTTCCTGCTGTATTATCCGTTAACGCCTCTCCCGATCTCGGAACGGATTGGACGGAAGTTTTCGACTATGCCGCATTAGCAAAATACGCCGATTATCTCCTTCTCATGGGCTATGACGAGCATTGGGGCGGCGACCCCGTGGCCGGCTCGGTCTCTTCCCTCCCTTGGTTGAAGCAAGGAATCGAGACGCTGCTGAAACAGGTGCCAGCCGAGCAGGTCATTCTGGCGTTGCCGATGTATACGCGCAATTGGCGCGTATACAGCAATGGAACAACGCAATCCGAAGTATTGGATCTGCCGCAGCAGAACCGTCTTGTGCTGGCCAAACAAATCAAGACAACTTGGGACGATCAACTCGGCCAGTATTATGCAGCCTACAAGGATCGGTCGACATTGAATTGGATCTGGCTCGAGGACGGACGTTCGATCGCGTTGAAAGTCAGTCTCGGCGAGTCGTATTCCCTTGCCGGTTACGGCTATTGGTATCTAGGAGGCGCAAGCGTCGATATCTGGTCCAGCATCCGCAATGTGATGCGAGTGCAAGCCTATCATTTCACTTAATTCGCAGATGTCGGAATAAGACCGTCATCGTCTTTGCTTTCATTTATTTGAAATCCTATGCACGCCTTCCCTCTTCGCTCAGCTAGGCACTCATGGAATAGTTTAAGGCTGATCGGCCACACTACATTCAACCTATTTCCAGTACGGATTGACTAAAATTCGGAATTTGTTAAAAAAATATGTCGAAATATGTCGCATTCATGATAAAATAACGTTCGGGAAGTTAAAAAAAGGAGGATCCATCCGTGTCACGCATCATTCAAGTTGAAGAACGTCCATCCATTGGAGCAAGCATTCCGCTCAGTTTGCAGCATTTGTTTGCCATGTTCGGCTCCACCGTACTGGTCCCTATTCTATTCAAGGTAGATCCGGCAACGATCCTGCTCATGAACGGGATCGGCACATTGCTCTATATCTTGATGACGAAAGGGAAAATCCCGGCATTCCTCGGCTCAAGCTTCGCCTTCCTCTCTCCGGTATTCATTGTCATCGGATCCAAAGGCTACAATGCTGCGCTTGGCGGCTTCTTGATCGTTGGGTTGATTTTCACCATTGTTGCGCTTCTTATTAAAGCCGTAGGAACCAAATGGATCGATGTCGTATTTCCACCTGCCGCAATGGGAGCAATCGTCGCCGTAATCGGGTTGGAATTGGTTCCAACCGCTGCCGGAATGGCCGGATTGATCGCACCTGGCGGAGCTGCCGATTGGTCACCCAATTCCACCGAATTAATTGTTTCGCTGGCAACCTTCTTAGTTGGGGTTATCGGCACTGTGGCTTTTCGCGGGATATTGAAGGTGATTCCGATCTTGGTCGCCATTATTGTGGGCTACGTGTTATCTTCCATGCTTGGATTGGTACATATCGCGGATACTTGGCAAGCTGCCAAATGGATTCGTATGCCAACCTTCTACAAACCGGAGTTTGATTGGTCCAGCATTCTGATCATCGCGCCTGCCGCGCTAGTCGTTATTGCCGAGCATATCGGTCACTTGATCGTTACCGGAAATATGGTCGAACGGGATCTCTCCAAAGAACCGGGTCTCAGCCGATCCTTGCTCGGGAACGGTATCTCCACTATGTTGTCCTCGCTGGTCGGCTCAACGCCGAATACGACTTATGGGGAAAACATCGGTGTTATGGCTATTAGCCGCGTCTACTCGGTATGGGTGATCGGCGGCGCAGCCGTCTTTGCCATCATTCTGTCCTTCGTCGGCAAAATCGCAGCACTTATTCAAACGATTCCTACACCGGTCATGGGCGGCGTCTCCTTGCTTCTATTCGGTGTTATCGCGGCTTCGGGCATTCGGATGCTCGTGGAAACGAAAGTCGATTATGCCAAGCCGGCTAACCTGATTCTGACAACGGTCGTTCTTGTCATCGGACTAAGCGGTATGGCGCTCAAATGGGGTCACATCGAGCTGAAAGGAATGGCGCTCGCGACCATAGTTTCCATCCTGTTGAGCTTGTTCTTCAAGCTGCTTGAGGTATTTAAGCTATCTAATGATTAATGAGATTAATATATAAATGGCGCCACAAGAATAAGACCTTGTGACGCCATTTTTTTGTTTTCATCATTATATAGAAGCGGATCTAATTACGGATGGTCGATGAAAATGTACAACGTTTGAATAAGATCTCCATTCATGATAAACACATCTTCCCCAGTTATTGCATCTGGTTGGTCCAACGGTCCGAAGCTCCATGTGAGCTTTACAATATTATGATGCTCGTCCTGCTGCCTCTTCGTAAAGACAAACCCGGGAAACTTCGATTGCACCTCATCAATTAATCCCATGAGCGCATCATGTCCACGAAAGACATCTGCATAGTTAGGATCGAACACTTCGCACGTTTCGGCATACAACTCGTCGATAGCTTGTTTTCTCTTCTGACGGTCGGTTTCACTCCATATTTCCAAATGCTTCTTCATGCGTGCTTCAGAATCCTTCAACCTTCCCATCCCCCCATCCAACTGTCTCTTGTCCCGCGCCAAACCTCCCGCCCCACGAGAGTCATTATGCAGCAACGCGATTGCTATGAGAAGTACGCACTTATTATTGATATAGTCACCAAAAAGTAATAATTGTACTGCGCCTGAAGTCAGTTATGTCTATGATTTACAGACGAGGCACATTCATGCATCGCAGCGCAGAAAAAAGACCATCCTCATTAGGGATGGCCGATTCTAAAACAGGCTCATACGATTCGATAGATGCGCACACTGCCTCGTTTAAATTTCAACTCCTACTCCTACTCCAGGTGCAGGATTTCGAAATCCCCTTCGGCATAGGATGTCTCCGCATAGCTGC encodes:
- a CDS encoding nuclear transport factor 2 family protein, coding for MKKHLEIWSETDRQKRKQAIDELYAETCEVFDPNYADVFRGHDALMGLIDEVQSKFPGFVFTKRQQDEHHNIVKLTWSFGPLDQPDAITGEDVFIMNGDLIQTLYIFIDHP
- the uraA gene encoding uracil permease: MSRIIQVEERPSIGASIPLSLQHLFAMFGSTVLVPILFKVDPATILLMNGIGTLLYILMTKGKIPAFLGSSFAFLSPVFIVIGSKGYNAALGGFLIVGLIFTIVALLIKAVGTKWIDVVFPPAAMGAIVAVIGLELVPTAAGMAGLIAPGGAADWSPNSTELIVSLATFLVGVIGTVAFRGILKVIPILVAIIVGYVLSSMLGLVHIADTWQAAKWIRMPTFYKPEFDWSSILIIAPAALVVIAEHIGHLIVTGNMVERDLSKEPGLSRSLLGNGISTMLSSLVGSTPNTTYGENIGVMAISRVYSVWVIGGAAVFAIILSFVGKIAALIQTIPTPVMGGVSLLLFGVIAASGIRMLVETKVDYAKPANLILTTVVLVIGLSGMALKWGHIELKGMALATIVSILLSLFFKLLEVFKLSND
- a CDS encoding glycosyl hydrolase family 18 protein codes for the protein MKYNAALRRALIALSLILSAASFAITPYPASAAEAVQLPYDDLKNNFATEAILNMSSLKFITGTGVRRFEPYKAITRAEFVTMIERLIGIKPVSSAIPTFTDVPKTTWFYEWVQPAIQLNLAQGTSPALFEPNRSVTRQEAAVILTRALKQRLESDPSDRDAIYEDQDLIDDWALPSIYRMYDLGLMSGEDGSFRPSDSMTRQEAAVLMNRTWTHPGWSEQIKAAPQAKIQLGWQYGQTTKQFEQQAVQAGVNTLSPRWYFIGKKGAFEDQSDTSLVAWAHKQGKKVWAMVGNHSDQEMTHLMLISAVKRQTLIKELTDRVRKYNIDGINIDFENMMPQDRHSFTAFIAALKQELARVPAVLSVNASPDLGTDWTEVFDYAALAKYADYLLLMGYDEHWGGDPVAGSVSSLPWLKQGIETLLKQVPAEQVILALPMYTRNWRVYSNGTTQSEVLDLPQQNRLVLAKQIKTTWDDQLGQYYAAYKDRSTLNWIWLEDGRSIALKVSLGESYSLAGYGYWYLGGASVDIWSSIRNVMRVQAYHFT